A segment of the candidate division WOR-3 bacterium genome:
AGAATATCTTTTGCTTTCGGATTTTTTATTTTCTCCTTGAGTATTCTTACAATCATTGGTCCTGCACCATCATCACCCTTCTGGATATTGCCGATTCCTAAGATACATATCCTCTTGGGATTTCTTATTTCTTTGCTTAAGATATTAAACCAGACAACCGGCATGAAATATTATATTATAGTTTTTTAATGTGTGAAGTCAAGCAAATAAAAATAGAGCCCTTTAATTGTGATACGATATAAAAGAATGACTATTTTTTTATTATATGCTTGACATTAATAATCATTTGAATATAATCAAGTACTTCCTCGGTAGCTCAATGGTGGAGCATCCGGCTGTTAACCGGAGGGTTGCAGGTTCGAGTCCTGCCCGAGGAGTTTTATTATGCCTTCTTAACATACCATGCGAAATTCCTGCCCCTGGCGTTTGATTAATTACGAGGAGTATGTAAATTAAGAGAGGTAATATGGATAGAATGTTTTTAAAAACTGAACATAGCAGGAAGTTCACCAACTCTCAGTCCACTCCAGACTATTGACATTTGCTTTATCTTAAATATAATTGCAAATCTTTATGAATATTGAGACGATTACCCTGCTTACTATATTCGTCCCAATAATGGGCTCGCTGACCATTCCAGTCGCGGGTTTGATATCAAAGAGCTTCAGGTCGGTCTGGTCAGTACTCATTGCCTTAGCAACTGCAATCCTTCCTTTATTATTATTACCTTTTGCATTTAGTGGTGCACAACATATCTTTGGCAGACCCCTGATAATGGGGCTTGATTTTTATCTCGTGGTTGATGGTCTATCAGTCTTTATGTCCATTGTCTCTTCATTTATTGGAATGTTGATTGTTTTATATTCAGTTGGTTATATCTCCCATGAAGAAAATCAGAGTGAATATTATTTAATGGTCTTATTATTTATCGGCTCAATGATGGGTCTGGTATATTCCGCGAATTTGATATTTATGTATCTTTTCTGGGAAATTACCGCAATCTGTTCCTGGCGCCTTGTTGGATTTTATCGAGATAAGATTCACATATTAAGAGCAGATAAGACATTTTTGGTGACATTTGGCGGAGCGGTAATTATGCTCTTTGGGTTTATTCAAATTTATAACCAAACCCAGAGTTTTAATATAATGGATATGCGGGGCACGCTCATACCGGGCTCTGCAGTCTTATTGATTTTATTCGGTATGTTTGCCAAGTCAGCAACTGTGCCGATCCAGACCTGGTTACCTGATGCGGGTGTTGCACCTTCAACTGTTACCGCATTATTACACGCAGCGGTCCTGGTAAAGATTGGTGTCTATGCCTATGCAAGAATATTCAATTATACATTTGCAATACCTGAGGGCTGGCAGACCGCAATTCCAATCATTGCGGTGATTTCAAGTCTGGTTGCGGCGGGTGCAGCAACCGTTGAGAATGATTTAAAGAGAATTCTTGCCTATTCCACGGTGAGTCAGATTGGTTATATATTCTTAGGTTTGAGTATTATGGAGCCGACTGCGGTCATTGGTGCAATCCTGTATCTTTTAATGCATGGACTTGCCAAGGCCGGATTGTTCTTGTGTGCAGGAATAATTGAACATAATACCCATACCAAGGATATCAGACAACTTGGTGGTCTTATAAAAACTATGCCCATAACCGCAATTGTCTTTATCATTTCCGCATTTTCGGTGATTGGTATCCCGCCCCTTGGTGGATTCTTTTCAAAGTTTTTGGTGATTTTAGGCACGGTGAAGTCTGGTAATCTCTGGCTTGCAGGATTGGCATTATTCACAGCGGTGATGACTGCATTCTATCTATTCAGGGTGTTCAATATGGTCTTTCTTGGTGAGACAAAGATTTCAGCAAAGGAAGGTACGAATTCAATGCTCTTTGTTGTAATTGTCCTTGCGATTCTTTCAGTCCTTGCGGGTATATTTATTAGTTATCCAATGAAACTCGCGGATATTGCCACGACACAGATATTGAGGTTAGGATTATGAGTTACAAGAATCTAAAATTCCAAATCCTGAGTTCTAAAGAATCGTTAGTCGTTTTACGGTTGCGAAATGCGAAACGGTTTAGAAAGGCGGCTTCGTTTGAATTATTTAAAATTGGAATTTGTTTGGGATTTGGTGTTTGGGATTTGGGATTTAATAGGATGGGTTGGTTATGCTAAATCCTCAGATTCTCCTAACTCCTATTGTTTTGCCGGTTGTTGTAGCAATCATCGCAATATTAATTCCCAGAACAATCAAGGGTCTGCGGGAGTTTATTGCTATTATTGCCGGTGCAATTTTAGTCTATATTGCCTGGCTCTTATTTGATTACAAAAATCTCGTCTTGACATTGAACTGGGTGGGCTGGCTAAATTTTGATTTGAGATTGTATCATTTCTCATCATTTGCATTATTGTGGATAAACATCTTTGGATTCTTGATCAGTATATATTCATTTATAAAGATGAAAGAACATCCCAGGGTCGGCGAATACTATTGCTATATCTATCTCACAATTGCCTTCGCCAATGGTGCTATCCTTGCGGATAACTTTTTGGTATTACTCTTCTTCTGGGAGGGATTGCTCTTGACCCTTTATGGACTGATTACCCTTGGTAACACCGAAAACACCCAGCGGACTGCGACAAAGGCGTTCATCATCAATGGATTCTGTGATTTCTGTATGATCTTTGGTATTGCCATTTTGTGGT
Coding sequences within it:
- a CDS encoding NADH-quinone oxidoreductase subunit L, which gives rise to MNIETITLLTIFVPIMGSLTIPVAGLISKSFRSVWSVLIALATAILPLLLLPFAFSGAQHIFGRPLIMGLDFYLVVDGLSVFMSIVSSFIGMLIVLYSVGYISHEENQSEYYLMVLLFIGSMMGLVYSANLIFMYLFWEITAICSWRLVGFYRDKIHILRADKTFLVTFGGAVIMLFGFIQIYNQTQSFNIMDMRGTLIPGSAVLLILFGMFAKSATVPIQTWLPDAGVAPSTVTALLHAAVLVKIGVYAYARIFNYTFAIPEGWQTAIPIIAVISSLVAAGAATVENDLKRILAYSTVSQIGYIFLGLSIMEPTAVIGAILYLLMHGLAKAGLFLCAGIIEHNTHTKDIRQLGGLIKTMPITAIVFIISAFSVIGIPPLGGFFSKFLVILGTVKSGNLWLAGLALFTAVMTAFYLFRVFNMVFLGETKISAKEGTNSMLFVVIVLAILSVLAGIFISYPMKLADIATTQILRLGL